One genomic window of Arachis hypogaea cultivar Tifrunner chromosome 8, arahy.Tifrunner.gnm2.J5K5, whole genome shotgun sequence includes the following:
- the LOC140174710 gene encoding uncharacterized protein, whose protein sequence is MCSDVITTPKIGENNFYKNGIFGEEGRVEEVRIGIVASVLQEMGFYSLVIVPIRVWDKVVGSKIAKAFSLVETLSGDNIAIVSGKQGDLLPPSVTFTQEAKNCLAEPYKDAIVIKGLGKHYSYTALSHKLRTVWRIKGGFDLLDVGFDYFLVKFDVAEEREKVLLGGPWMIEGNYVAVKPWDQEFRSSENCFGATLVWIRISGLPIWCYQEDAMLRVAAAVGIPVKVDLATKLAERGRYARACVQIDLGLPVTKKILVEGVEYEVEYESLHLICGSCLKFGHDMKVCKTDSNAGGGTNAKVISDVAKQPESSNSKNPVHVEKASFHFGKNLGDETVNVTVPDLVESDLHAVHVDHAQHEDLEGWTQVIRKGKYKMGQKPSPSTHQVQPKAKKTPNKATSTWTRPNHQRTTHATGSKVKLSRGINIGKSVSVASSGTRHNVHYQQQCETTNGTVRKRPRPNSLQNSPVDKDGASTAAWNVRGASNKMARVHCKNLLGFHCVGIEEAVGHRGGIWFLSSIANASCVVIDQIDQCITVKVSVGHNRPWMAIGDFNEIVAPDESTGAYFSSHRASLLATTLDDCELFDLKVTGRRYTWYRAVQASRDLAKRLDRALVNEAWMSMFPEGYSEILSRLHSDHCPILVRCHGSPRVKGSRPFRFQAAWATHPSYKHVISKAWNQEFGGVTERLKMVQQASLDFNSKIFGNIFVRKNKLEYQIDQIQRRLEVTDVLSLRIKEAELREDYNRLLLQEELFWYQKSREQWVNLHNAIPTAEFRLGRGLALSSTCHRCQNGSESILHCLRECPSAKEIQNWKLQLLPADLANTS, encoded by the exons atGTGTTCAGATGTCATTACCACACCAAAAATTGGTGAAAATAACTTCTACAAAAATGGAATTTTCGGAGAGGAAGGGAGGGTAGAAGAAGTGAGAATTGGAATTGTGGCATCAGTTCTGCAGGAGATGGGTTTTTATAGCCTTGTCATTGTTCCAATTCGTGTGTG GGACAAAGTTGTGGGTTCCAAGATTGCTAAAGCTTTTTCACTTGTTGAAACTTTATCGGGAGATAACATTGCGATAGTTTCTGGGAAGCAAGGAGATCTCTTACCACCGAGTGTCACATTTACCCAAGAAGCTAAGAATTGCTTGGCAGAACCTTATAAGGATGCTATAGTGATTAAGGGGCTAGGTAAACATTATAGCTACACTGCATTGTCTCATAAACTCCGAACGGTATGGAGGATTAAGGgaggttttgatttattggacgtGGGATTTGACTACTTTCTTGTGAAGTTTGATGTGGCTGAGGAGCGAGAAAAGGTTCTCTTAGGAGGTCCATGGATGATTGAGGGAAATTATGTGGCTGTGAAGCCTTGGGACCAAGAGTTTAGATCAAGTGAAAACTGTTTTGGAGCAACTTTAGTGTGGATTAGAATTTCTGGATTACCAATTTGGTGCTACCAAGAAGATGCAATGCTCCGTGTTGCGGCTGCAGTTGGCATTCCCGTTAAGGTTGATTTGGCAACAAAATTAGCTGAAAGAGGACGATATGCTCGAGCCTGTGTTCAGATAGATTTAGGATTGCCAGTGACTAAGAAGATTCTTGTTGAAGGTGTTGAATATGAGGTTGAATATGAAAGTCTTCACCTTATTTGTGGCTCCTGTCTCAAGTTTGGTCATGATATGAAGGTGTGCAAGACTGACAGCAATGCAGGAGGAGGAACTAATGCCAAGGTGATCAGCGATGTAGCAAAACAGCCAGaaagctcaaattcaaaaaaTCCAGTGCATGTGGAAAAGGCAAGTTTTCATTTTGGCAAGAATCTTGGAGATGAGACTGTAAATGTTACTGTCCCGGATTTGGTGGAGAGTGATTTGCATGCTGTTCATGTAGACCATGCACAACATGAGGATTTGGAAGGTTGGACTCAAGTGATTAGGAAAGGAAAGTATAAAATGGGTCAAAAGCCTTCTCCTAGTACCCATCAGGTCCAACCAAAAGCAAAGAAGACTCCTAACAAGGCTACCAGTACTTGGACAAGGCCTAACCACCAACGTACAACACATGCTACTGGATCCAAAGTAAAATTAAGCAGGGGCATCAATATTGGAAAATCGGTTAGTGTGGCTTCTTCGGGGACTCGGCACAATGTTCATTATCAGCAGCAATGTGAGACAACAAATGGCACTGTGCGAAAGCGTCCTCGCCCAAACTCTTTGCAGAATTCACCAGTAGATAAGGATGGAGCATCGACGGCAG CCTGGAATGTGAGGGGTGCGTCTAACAAGATGGCCCGTGTGCATTGCAAAAATTTG ttgggttttcattgtGTTGGTATTGAGGAAGCAGTAGGACACAGGGGTGGCATTTGGTTTCTATCTTCTATTGCTAATGCTTCTTGTGTGGTTATTGATCAAATTGACCAATGTATCACAGTGAAAGTGAGTGTGG GCCATAATAGACCATGGATGgccattggtgattttaatgagattgtgGCACCAGATGAGAGTACAggtgcttatttttcttctcacagAGCTAGTCTATTAGCTACTACTCTAGATGACTGTGAGCTCTTTGATCTTAAAGTGACTGGTAGGAGATATACTTGGTATAGAGCAGTTCAGGCTAGCAGGGACTTGGCTAAAAGGTTGGATAGAGCTCTAGTTAATGAGGCGTGGATGTCAATGTTTCCTGAGGGTTATTCTGAAATTCTTAGCAGGCTTCattctgatcattgtcctatttTAGTTCGTTGTCATGGTAGCCCCAGAGTGAAAGGTTCTCGTCCTTTTAGGTTCCAAGCTGCGTGGGCAACACATCCTTCTTATAAACATGTTATTAGTAAGGCTTGGAATCAAGAGTTTGGAGGCGTTACTGAAAGGCTTAAGATGGTTCAACAGGCTTCTTTGGACTTCAACtcaaagatttttggaaatatttttgtgCGAAAAAATAAGCTGGAATATCAGATTGATCAGATTCAACGGCGTTTGGAGGTTACCGATGTGTTATCTCTGAGAATTAAAGAAGCTGAACTGAGGGAAGATTATAATAGGCTTTTATTACAAGAGGAACTTTTTTGGTACCAGAAATCTAGAGAGCAGTGGGTCAA TCTCCATAATGCTATTCCTACAGCAGAGTTTCGTTTGGGTCGTGGTTTAGCTTTATCTAGCACCTGTCATCGGTGTCAGAATGGTTCTGAATCCattcttcattgtcttcgggAGTGCCCTAGTGCCAAGGAG ATCCAAAACTGGAAGCTCCAGCTGCTGCCTGCAGATCTTGCTAACACTTCGTGA
- the LOC112707083 gene encoding probable galacturonosyltransferase 10, giving the protein MRRRGADFRRPVRRRIPDALWWALCCGVVILFVYILSKGNQIESRPALAQRTYKHDKIMEGLNITDEMLSPNSVSRQLNDQISLAKAFVVIAKESNNLQFAWELSAQIRNSQILLSNAATRRVPLSTRESESAIRDMALLLYQAQQLHYDSATMIMRFKAKIQALEEQMNSVTEKSSKYGQIAAEEVPKSLYCLGVRLTTEWFKNLNLQNKLRDKRQVEMKLEDNNLFHFCVFSDNILATSVVVNSTSISSKNPDMIVFHLVTDEINFAAMKAWFAMNDFRGVTVEVQKFEDFIWLNASYVPVLKQLQDTETQSYYFSGNSGDGRTPIKFRNPKYLSMLNHLRFYIPEVFPALKKVVFLDDDVVVQKDLSGLFSLDLKGNVNGAVETCMETFHRYHKYLNYSHPLIHTHFDPDACGWAFGMNVFDLVEWRKKNVTGIYHYWQEKNVDRTLWKLGTLPPGLLTFYGLTEPLDPSWHVLGFGYTTVDPQLIERGAVLHFNGNSKPWLKIGIEKYKPLWEKFVDYSHPLLQQCNFH; this is encoded by the exons ATGAGGCGAAGAGGTGCGGATTTTCGGAGGCCGGTGAGGAGGAGGATTCCTGATGCGTTGTGGTGGGCATTGTGCTGTGGAGTGGTTATCCTCTTTGTCTATATTCTCAGCAAAGGGAACCAGATTGAGTCAAGACCAGCTTTGGCACAG AGAACTTACAAGCATGATAAGATTATGGAAGGCCTTAATATTACTGATGAGATGTTAAGTCCTAACTCGGTGAGCAGACAACTTAATGATCAGATATCCCTAGCAAAAGCTTTTGTCGTGATTGCAAAAGAAAGTAACAATTTACAATTTGCTTGGGAATTAAGTGCCCAGATCCGCAATTCACAAATTCTCCTCTCGAACGCTGCCACTAGGCGAGTTCCTCTATCAACTAGAGAATCTGAAAGTGCTATCCGTGATATGGCATTACTGTTATACCAGGCTCAGCAGCTCCATTATGACAGTGCAACCATGATCATGCGATTCAAAGCAAAAATTCAAGCGCTTGAAGAACAGATGAATTCTGTGACTGAAAAGAGTTCAAAATATGGACAAATAGCTGCTGAAGAGGTCCCGAAAAGCCTATACTGTCTTGGTGTTCGGTTGACAACTGAATGGTTCAAAAACCTTAATCTGCAAAATAAATTGAGGGACAAAAGACAAGTCGAGATGAAACTTGAGGATaacaatctttttcatttttgtgtCTTTTCTGACAATATTCTCGCAACTTCAGTTGTTGTCAATTCAACATCGATAAGCTCTAAGAATCCTGATATGATTGTTTTCCACCTTGTAACTGATGAAATAAATTTTGCGGCAATGAAGGCATGGTTTGCCATGAATGATTTCCGTGGGGTGACTGTGGAAGTTCAAAAGTTTGAAGACTTCATTTGGTTAAATGCTTCATATGTTCCTGTGCTTAAGCAACTTCAAGACACAGAAACACAGAGCTATTACTTTTCTGGCAACAGTGGCGATGGCAGGACACCGATCAAGTTCCGTAACCCTAAATATCTATCCATGCTTAACCATCTGAGGTTTTATATACCTGAGGTATTTCCTGCACTAAAGAAGGTGGTGTTCTTGGATGATGATGTTGTAGTTCAAAAGGATCTTTCTGGTCTTTTCTCCCTTGACTTGAAGGGCAACGTCAATGGGGCTGTGGAAACATGCATGGAGACATTTCATAGATATCACAAATATCTAAACTACTCCCATCCTCTGATTCATACACATTTTGATCCTGATGCTTGTGGATGGGCATTCGGGATGAATGTATTTGATTTGGTTGAATGGAGGAAAAAGAATGTTACCGGCATCTACCATTATTGGCAGGAAAAGAATGTCGACCGGACATTGTGGAAACTTGGAACCTTGCCCCCTGGACTGTTGACTTTCTATGGATTAACGGAACCCTTGGATCCATCATGGCATGTATTGGGTTTTGGCTACACAACCGTTGATCCTCAGTTGATAGAGAGAGGCGCTGTACTTCATTTCAATGGGAACTCCAAACCATGGTTGAAGATCGGCATTGAGAAGTACAAGCCCCTTTGGGAAAAATTTGTTGACTACTCTCATCCTTTGTTGCAACAATGCAATTTCCATTGA
- the LOC112707084 gene encoding QWRF motif-containing protein 3 yields MNSVDSESDYSEVSMSLNSREKGVEVPSKYMSDEMKTRPRKGTSDSNIVDIMNTNDSSILFKKLNLKTPIKRANSLTSGYKSSTSQWALSPGRTSSPSMSIESMDKPLSFSSLKKQHSSPIMTRGVERFFTMGFDLFKSKKSLLNPSSPMGSGGNYEAGHQLRLLENRLMQWRYANARAKVVNENIFNQAQSNLLCAWDGLTKLQNSVLKKMIQFSKQKLNMKLNFILYSQMKLLETWGGLERQHSSAITKIKESLYSVICRIPLLEGAKVDLQSTSITLRHATDVTASIASMLTCFPPSVDETALLLSELAEVVAQEKQLLEEFYDLFQIISVFEIQERSAKCNLIQLESWQWNHQQQQLPHEITS; encoded by the exons ATGAACTCGGTTGATTCAGAATCGGATTACAGCGAGGTGTCCATGAGTTTGAATTCAAGGGAAAAGGGAGTTGAGGTTCCCTCCAAGTACATGAGTGATGAGATGAAAACAAGGCCTAGAAAGGGGACTTCAGATTCCAACATTGTAGATATTATGAACACCAATGATTCCTCTATTTTATTTAAGAAACTCAACTTGAAAACTCCCATCAAGAGGGCTAACTCTCTTACATCAGGTTACAAGAGTTCTACGTCTCAGTGGGCTTTGTCACCTGGAAGGACTAGTTCACCATCCATGTCGATTGAAAGCATGGATAAACCGTTGTCCTTTTCGAGCTTGAAGAAACAACATAGTAGTCCCATCATGACTAGAGGAGTGGAGAGATTTTTTACCATGGGTTTTGAtctcttcaagagcaagaaatcCTTGTTAAATCCTTCTTCGCCAATGGGTTCTGGTGGGAATTATGAGGCTGGCCATCAGCTTCGCTTGCTTGAAAATCGGTTGATGCAATGGAGGTATGCAAATGCTAGAGCCAAAGTTGTAAATGAAAACATTTTTAATCAAGCACAG AGCAATTTGTTATGTGCATGGGATGGCCTTACAAAGCTGCAGAATTCAGTGCTAAAAAAGATGATACAATTCAGCAAACAGAAGCTTAATATGAAGCTcaatttcatattgtattctcaa ATGAAACTGTTGGAGACTTGGGGAGGTTTGGAAAGGCAACACTCGTCAGCAATTAccaagatcaaagagagtttgTATTCTGTTATCTGTAGAATTCCCCTCTTGGAAGGTGCAAAG GTGGACTTACAATCGACATCAATCACTCTACGGCATGCAACTGATGTCACGGCTTCTATCGCGTCAATGTTAACTTGTTTCCCACCTTCA GTTGATGAGACTGCTTTACTGCTATCAGAATTAGCAGAAGTAGTTGCACAAGAGAAACAACTCTTAGAAGAGTTCTAtgatcttttccaaatcatatctgtCTTTGAG ATTCAAGAGAGAAGTGCAAAGTGCAATCTCATTCAACTTGAAAGTTGGCAATGGAACCATCAACAACAGCAATTACCACACGAGATCACATCATAA
- the LOC112707085 gene encoding uncharacterized protein gives MAQNKGLHGENKRTRQYGFMLMLAFGVSFLGVLMLHKFRERRVCSFLVKEKDGELLSLQLLLQKERDHNKEIEGKIEEMKVKIYLLKGQKMELDKRVLQMKYTMDSLKEEQRVIESAFEEKQNEIRMLQVQGKILRNNSELNTFKDGEIRVESKDEVMNGSGNDDRLIETNEHDKEKVNRQVKDTRDDSNLGVTAKSKSGKENEINKQEEQQGVEKKANGKDSVMKHAQASRLMWKQRRKNSLNAEAREHRVDEIRE, from the exons ATGGCTCAAAACAAAGGTTTACATGGAGAGAACAAGAGAACAAGGCAATATGGTTTCATGCTGATGCTAGCTTTTGGTGTTTCATTTCTTGGTGTTCTGATGCTTCACAAGTTTAGAGAGAGGCGTGTATGCAGCTTTCTTGTCAAGGAGAAAGATGGGGAGCTTCTTTCCCTTCAGCTTTTATTGCAG AAGGAAAGAGATCACAACAAAGAGATAGAAGGTAAGATTGAGGAAATGAAGGTGAAGATATACTTATTGAAAGGTCAGAAGATGGAGCTTGACAAGAGAGTTTTGCAGATGAAGTATACCATGGATTCTCTAAAAGAAGAGCAGCGAGTGATCGAATCTGCATTCGAGGAGAAACAGAACGAGATTAGGATGCTGCAAGTACAAGGGAAAATTTTGAGAAACAATAGTGAGTTGAACACTTTCAAGGATGGTGAGATTAGAGTAGAATCCAAGGATGAAGTTATGAATGGAAGTGGGAATGATGATAGATTGATCGAGACAAATGAACATGACAAGGAGAAAGTAAATCGACAAGTCAAAGATACTCGAGATGATAGTAATTTAGGAGTTACTGCTAAAAGTAAGAGTGGGAAGGAAAATGAAATAAACAAACAAGAGGAGCAGCAAGGAGTTGAGAAAAAGGCCAATGGTAAAGATTCTGTAATGAAACATGCCCAAGCAAGTAGATTAATGTGGAAGCAAAGGAGAAAGAATAGCTTGAACGCTGAAGCAAGAGAACATAGAGTAGATGAAATAAGAGAATAA
- the LOC114924010 gene encoding formiminotransferase cyclodeaminase-like protein isoform X1, giving the protein MRCLPHVPILHPPHPSDASSIHKPMLKSMLGCCKVYISESRNKTALESIEKAASLFPKAPIINKFEDVDYNRVGYTLVSEFEESEPSLSSSSSCQLTCAVLAMVKAAFDAIDFGLHSGTHPRLGVVDHICFHPLASASLDQAATAARSLATKTGSTLQVPTFLYGAAHEEGRTLDSIRRTLGYFKPNANQNRWIGGPTSHTLPLNPNSGPAQVTLAKGVLIIGATNWVDNYNVPLLSSDISAVRRIAKLVSGRGGGLPSVQAMALAHGEGVIEVACNLLDPNKVGGERVQNKVECLAKEEGISVGKGYFTDFSQEEIIQKYLELFKERN; this is encoded by the exons ATGCGGTGCCTGCCTCACGTGCCCATTCTTCATCCACCGCACCCTTCGGATGCTTCATCTATTCATAAACCA atgtTGAAGTCCATGCTTGGATGCTGCAAAGTATACATATCAGAGAGCAGAAACAAGACTGCATTAGAATCTATTGAAAAAGCTGCAAGTCTTTTTCCAAAGGCTCCCATAATCAACAAGTTTGAGGATGTGGACTACAACAGAGTTGGTTACACTCTTGTCTCTGAGTTTGAGGAATCAGAGCCATCAttgtcgtcatcatcatcatgtcaATTGACATGTGCTGTGCTTGCAATGGTGAAGGCTGCATTTGATGCAATTGACTTTGGATTGCACAGTGGAACTCATCCTAGGCTTGGTGTTGTGGACCACATTTGTTTTCACCCCTTGGCTAGTGCTTCCTTGGACCAAGCAGCTACGGCTGCTCGTTCCTTGGCTACGAAAACGGGCTCTACCCTGCAAG TACCTACTTTTCTATATGGAGCAGCACATGAAGAAGGGAGGACGCTTGATTCAATCCGAAGAACACTTGGTTATTTCAAGCCAAATGCCAATCAAAACAGATGGATTGGGGGGCCAACATCACACACTTTGCCCCTGAATCCAAACAGTGGTCCTGCTCAAGTGACTCTAGCTAAAGGTGTTTTGATCATTGGAGCAACGAATTGGGTTGATAATTACAATGTCCCTCTATTATCTTCTGATATTAGTGCTGTTCGTAGAATTGCGAAACTTGTTAGCGGAAGAGGTGGTGGGCTTCCTTCTGTACAGGCCATGGCACTTGCACATGGTGAAGGTGTCATTGAGGTAGCCTGTAACTTGTTGGATCCGAATAAAGTTGGTGGAGAACGAGTACAAAATAAAGTTGAGTGCCTTGCAAAGGAAGAAGGTATTTCTGTGGGAAAGGGATACTTCACAGACTTCTCGCAAGAagaaattattcaaaaatatttggAGCTGTTTAAGGAGAGAAATTGA
- the LOC114924010 gene encoding formiminotransferase cyclodeaminase-like protein isoform X2, which yields MRCLPHVPILHPPHPSDASSIHKPMLKSMLGCCKVYISESRNKTALESIEKAASLFPKAPIINKFEDVDYNRVGYTLVSEFEESEPSLSSSSSCQLTCAVLAMVKAAFDAIDFGLHSGTHPRLGVVDHICFHPLASASLDQAATAARSLATKTGSTLQAHEEGRTLDSIRRTLGYFKPNANQNRWIGGPTSHTLPLNPNSGPAQVTLAKGVLIIGATNWVDNYNVPLLSSDISAVRRIAKLVSGRGGGLPSVQAMALAHGEGVIEVACNLLDPNKVGGERVQNKVECLAKEEGISVGKGYFTDFSQEEIIQKYLELFKERN from the exons ATGCGGTGCCTGCCTCACGTGCCCATTCTTCATCCACCGCACCCTTCGGATGCTTCATCTATTCATAAACCA atgtTGAAGTCCATGCTTGGATGCTGCAAAGTATACATATCAGAGAGCAGAAACAAGACTGCATTAGAATCTATTGAAAAAGCTGCAAGTCTTTTTCCAAAGGCTCCCATAATCAACAAGTTTGAGGATGTGGACTACAACAGAGTTGGTTACACTCTTGTCTCTGAGTTTGAGGAATCAGAGCCATCAttgtcgtcatcatcatcatgtcaATTGACATGTGCTGTGCTTGCAATGGTGAAGGCTGCATTTGATGCAATTGACTTTGGATTGCACAGTGGAACTCATCCTAGGCTTGGTGTTGTGGACCACATTTGTTTTCACCCCTTGGCTAGTGCTTCCTTGGACCAAGCAGCTACGGCTGCTCGTTCCTTGGCTACGAAAACGGGCTCTACCCTGCAAG CACATGAAGAAGGGAGGACGCTTGATTCAATCCGAAGAACACTTGGTTATTTCAAGCCAAATGCCAATCAAAACAGATGGATTGGGGGGCCAACATCACACACTTTGCCCCTGAATCCAAACAGTGGTCCTGCTCAAGTGACTCTAGCTAAAGGTGTTTTGATCATTGGAGCAACGAATTGGGTTGATAATTACAATGTCCCTCTATTATCTTCTGATATTAGTGCTGTTCGTAGAATTGCGAAACTTGTTAGCGGAAGAGGTGGTGGGCTTCCTTCTGTACAGGCCATGGCACTTGCACATGGTGAAGGTGTCATTGAGGTAGCCTGTAACTTGTTGGATCCGAATAAAGTTGGTGGAGAACGAGTACAAAATAAAGTTGAGTGCCTTGCAAAGGAAGAAGGTATTTCTGTGGGAAAGGGATACTTCACAGACTTCTCGCAAGAagaaattattcaaaaatatttggAGCTGTTTAAGGAGAGAAATTGA